In a genomic window of Pseudomonadota bacterium:
- a CDS encoding AMP-binding protein, which produces MSNAKSAVQSYEQARASFQWSPPARFNFARDVIDQWAAKDATKLALWWVDDDGHEHKRTFAEVRDRSCQLANALSGAGIKRGDTIVLMLGRNLEWWEIVTAGIRMGVILSPGTTQLSPKDIAYRMNAAKATVFITDVANAAKLDEVAEQCPTLRARILVDGERDGWQSYDKLMQGQSSAFETADTAFDEDALCYFTSGTTGYPKMTIHGHGYGLAHQITGRYWLDLSPDDVHWNISDTGWAKAAYSSYFGPWNMGATVFVHHSPVFDAKKTLDLLAHYPITTLCGAPTVYRMVVLQDLSAYKFPHLRHCVGAGEPLNPEVIETWKRATGLVIRDGYGQTETVLVCGNHPSITPRFGSMGKPMPGVEMAIIDEQGQPLAPQQEGDIAIRVKPLRAPGLFRDYRGDPERFNACFIGDWYLTGDRGYIDEDGYFWFVSRADDVILSAGYRIGPFEVESALIEHPAVAESAVVASPDALRGDVVKAFVVLAPGYSGSDALVTELQEHVKRVTAPYKYPRRIEFVDSLPKTVSGKIRRVELRAREAGAG; this is translated from the coding sequence ATGAGCAACGCCAAGTCCGCCGTTCAAAGTTACGAGCAAGCGCGCGCCAGCTTCCAATGGTCGCCGCCGGCGCGCTTCAATTTCGCGCGCGATGTCATCGATCAATGGGCGGCCAAGGACGCCACCAAGCTCGCCCTGTGGTGGGTCGATGACGATGGCCACGAACACAAGCGCACCTTCGCCGAAGTGCGCGATCGCTCCTGCCAGCTGGCCAATGCCCTCAGCGGGGCCGGCATCAAGCGCGGCGACACCATCGTGCTCATGCTCGGGCGCAATCTCGAATGGTGGGAAATCGTCACGGCCGGCATCCGCATGGGCGTGATCCTGTCGCCGGGCACCACGCAGCTGTCGCCCAAGGACATCGCCTACCGCATGAACGCGGCCAAGGCCACCGTCTTCATCACCGATGTCGCGAACGCCGCCAAGCTCGACGAAGTGGCCGAGCAATGTCCGACCCTGCGCGCGCGCATCCTGGTCGATGGCGAGCGCGACGGCTGGCAGAGCTACGACAAGCTCATGCAGGGCCAGAGCAGCGCGTTCGAGACCGCCGACACCGCCTTCGACGAAGATGCACTGTGCTATTTCACGTCCGGCACCACCGGCTATCCCAAGATGACCATCCATGGTCACGGCTATGGCCTCGCGCACCAGATCACCGGCCGCTACTGGCTGGATCTCTCGCCCGACGACGTGCACTGGAACATCAGCGACACCGGCTGGGCCAAGGCTGCCTACAGCAGTTACTTCGGGCCGTGGAACATGGGCGCGACGGTGTTCGTGCATCACTCGCCGGTGTTCGATGCGAAGAAGACGCTCGATCTGCTCGCGCACTATCCCATCACCACCCTGTGCGGCGCGCCGACGGTGTATCGCATGGTGGTGCTGCAGGACCTGTCGGCCTACAAGTTTCCGCACCTGCGTCATTGCGTGGGCGCCGGCGAGCCGCTCAACCCCGAAGTCATCGAAACCTGGAAGCGCGCCACCGGCCTCGTCATCCGCGATGGCTACGGCCAGACCGAGACCGTGCTGGTGTGCGGCAACCATCCGTCCATCACGCCGCGTTTCGGCTCCATGGGCAAACCCATGCCGGGCGTGGAGATGGCCATCATCGACGAACAAGGTCAGCCCCTGGCGCCGCAACAGGAAGGCGACATCGCGATTCGCGTGAAGCCGCTGCGCGCGCCCGGCCTGTTCCGCGACTATCGCGGCGATCCGGAGCGCTTCAACGCCTGCTTCATCGGCGACTGGTACCTGACCGGCGATCGCGGTTACATCGATGAAGACGGTTATTTCTGGTTCGTCAGTCGCGCCGACGACGTGATCCTGTCGGCCGGTTACCGCATCGGTCCGTTCGAAGTGGAAAGCGCCCTGATCGAACACCCCGCGGTGGCGGAGTCGGCGGTGGTGGCGAGCCCCGATGCCTTGCGCGGCGACGTGGTCAAGGCCTTCGTGGTGTTGGCGCCGGGTTACAGCGGCAGCGATGCGCTGGTCACGGAACTGCAGGAGCATGTGAAGCGTGTGACCGCGCCTTACAAGTATCCGCGTCGCATCGAATTCGTCGACAGTCTGCCCAAGACCGTCAGCGGCAAGATTCGCC
- a CDS encoding acyl-CoA dehydrogenase → MMSLLLNPRDIDFNLYELLDTEALTRTPRYAEHDRAVFDAVIEAARVLAEEQFAPHAAKLDANEPSFDGKHVTLPAELKQALDAYIAGGFMGIAAEAEHGGMQLPWVVGQAACAWFAAADVSANSYPLITHSAVNLLSEFGSEDQKQRYLEPMVAGRFFGTMCLSEPQAGSSLSDIQLRAEPTDAGHYLIKGTKMWISGGEHGLSENIVHLVLAKIPGGPPGVKGISLFVVPKFRVNDDGTLGARNNVQLVSLNHKMGFRGITNTVLNFGEGGECHGWLVGPMHQGLFCMFRMMNEMRIGIGMAACVLGYTAYLHSLKYARERPQGRHPLEKNPASPQVPIIQHADIKRLLLAQKSAAEGSFTLLLHCAWLIDRQRTESDDAERARIGLMLDILTPIAKSWPSEFCLEGNKHAIQILGGYGYTREFPLERLYRDARLNPIHEGTHGIQGIDLLGRKVSIQDGAAFKVLQEEYRKTLAEAESVPALAEYHAALAAAVTAIVDTTAALDALRASGDVNRALANATLYLDAFGHVVLGWVWLRQALVAERALAQAVGSDVDFYQGKLNACRYFYRYELPKVAERCALLARFDDTCLATDENWF, encoded by the coding sequence ATCATGAGTCTGCTCCTCAATCCTCGCGACATCGATTTCAATCTCTACGAACTGCTGGACACCGAAGCCCTCACCCGCACGCCGCGCTACGCGGAACACGATCGCGCGGTGTTCGATGCCGTCATCGAAGCGGCGCGCGTGCTGGCGGAAGAACAGTTCGCGCCACATGCCGCCAAGCTCGACGCCAACGAGCCGAGCTTCGACGGCAAGCACGTGACGCTGCCGGCCGAACTCAAGCAGGCGCTGGACGCCTACATCGCCGGTGGCTTCATGGGCATCGCCGCCGAAGCCGAACACGGCGGCATGCAGTTGCCGTGGGTGGTGGGGCAGGCCGCCTGCGCATGGTTCGCGGCCGCCGACGTGTCGGCCAATTCCTATCCGCTCATCACCCACTCGGCCGTCAACCTGTTATCGGAATTCGGCAGCGAGGATCAGAAGCAGCGTTACCTGGAACCGATGGTGGCGGGGCGCTTCTTCGGCACCATGTGCCTGTCCGAGCCGCAGGCCGGCTCGTCGCTGTCGGACATCCAGCTGCGCGCCGAACCGACCGACGCCGGCCATTACCTCATCAAGGGCACCAAGATGTGGATCTCGGGCGGCGAGCACGGGCTGTCCGAGAACATCGTGCACCTGGTGCTGGCCAAGATCCCCGGTGGTCCGCCCGGCGTGAAAGGCATCTCGCTGTTCGTGGTGCCCAAGTTTCGCGTCAACGACGACGGCACACTGGGCGCACGCAACAACGTGCAGCTGGTCAGCCTGAACCACAAGATGGGCTTTCGCGGCATCACCAACACCGTGCTCAATTTCGGCGAAGGCGGCGAGTGTCATGGCTGGCTGGTCGGGCCCATGCACCAGGGCCTGTTCTGCATGTTCCGCATGATGAACGAGATGCGCATCGGTATCGGCATGGCGGCCTGCGTGCTGGGCTATACCGCCTACCTGCACTCGCTGAAGTACGCGCGCGAGCGGCCGCAGGGTCGTCATCCGCTGGAGAAGAACCCGGCTTCGCCGCAGGTGCCGATCATCCAGCACGCCGACATCAAGCGCCTGCTGCTGGCGCAGAAGAGCGCGGCGGAGGGTTCATTCACCTTGCTGTTGCACTGTGCATGGCTCATCGACCGCCAGCGTACCGAGAGCGACGACGCCGAGCGCGCGCGCATCGGCCTCATGCTCGACATCCTCACGCCGATCGCGAAGTCCTGGCCGTCGGAGTTCTGCCTGGAGGGCAACAAGCACGCCATCCAGATCCTGGGCGGCTATGGCTATACGCGTGAATTCCCGCTCGAGCGCCTGTATCGCGACGCGCGCCTGAATCCCATCCATGAAGGCACCCACGGCATCCAGGGCATCGACCTGCTGGGCCGCAAGGTCAGCATCCAGGACGGCGCGGCGTTCAAGGTGCTTCAGGAGGAATACCGCAAGACCCTGGCCGAAGCCGAGTCGGTGCCCGCGCTCGCCGAATACCATGCCGCGCTGGCGGCGGCCGTCACCGCCATCGTCGACACCACCGCCGCGCTCGACGCGCTGCGCGCGAGCGGCGACGTCAATCGCGCGCTCGCCAATGCCACGCTGTACCTCGACGCCTTCGGCCACGTGGTGCTGGGCTGGGTGTGGCTGCGCCAGGCGCTGGTCGCCGAGCGCGCGCTGGCGCAGGCGGTCGGCTCCGATGTCGATTTCTACCAGGGCAAGCTCAATGCCTGCCGGTACTTCTACCGTTACGAATTGCCCAAGGTGGCGGAACGCTGCGCTCTCTTGGCGCGCTTCGACGACACCTGCCTCGCCACCGACGAAAACTGGTTCTGA